From the Lysobacter soyae genome, the window GGTCATGATTTGAATCCGTTGTGATGTGTGCAATGCTCCCATACACCCAGATAAGGGTGCGTGAGCGGAAATCAAGAATGATCGGTATTGGAACAGACAAAACCCGCGGATTTCGCGATCTGCCCTGGCCGGGCATCTTGGCCTTGGCCATGTTCGCTGCGGCGCTGTTCGCCGCAGTGCGCGTGGCGGGATGGCATGTCGGTCTGCCGATCAGCTTGGCGGGGTCGAACCTGTCCAAGGTTGCCCAGGAGTTCAACGCGCTGGGGTTTGTCGCGCCGGGCATGTTGATGGCCTTCCAAGCCTTGCGTAGCCGCATGCGGATGCTGGAATCCGCAGGCAGGGGCGAGCGCTTCGCTATGTGGTTGTGGATGCTCAGCGGCATGGCCTTCGCGTCGATGGGTGTGTTTTCTTTGGACACGCGCATCGGGATTGACGAAGGCAGCAATCAACACCATGCGGTTGCCTGGTATCTGTGGTGGTCGTCGGCGGCACTGGGTTGTATCGCGGCGGTGTTCGGTCGCGAACAACGACTGCGTTGGTTTGCCGTGTTCGCCTTCGTGGAAATTCTTTTGGGCGTTTGGTATTTGCCTTCGGTGGCGCCGGTGGGCGTGGCGCAGGTCTTTGCCGTTTTGGCGTGGATGGTATGGCCGTTCAGCCGCGTCGGCATGCTGAGTCGTCAAAAGGATGAAAAGTCGGTGATTTGAGCCTGAAAAGGCTTGCCGCACCTGTTCCTCCTTGCTGCAGTGCGGTACGCTGTTTCTTTCAGCTTATGCCGCACACGTGAACACGCAAGTAGCCCCTGATCCCTCGCATTACGATCCCCGCAGCATCGAATCCGCCGCGCAGAATTTCTGGTCCGCCAGTCGCGCCTATGAAGTGAGCGAAACGGGCGACAAGCCGAAGTATTACTGCTTGTCGATGTTGCCGTACCCGAGTGGTGCTTTGCATGTGGGTCACGTGCGCAATTACACCATCGGCGATGTGATTTCGCGTTACAAACGCATGACCGGTTTCAACGTGTTGCAGCCGATGGGCTGGGATGCGTTCGGTCTTCCGGCGGAAAACGCGGCGATCAAAAACAAGACCGCGCCCGCGAAGTGGACCTACGCAAACATTGCGCACATGCGTACACAGTTGCAGTCCATGGGCTACGCCATCGATTGGAGTCGCGAATTCGCCACCTGCCGCCCCGACTATTACGTGCATGAGCAACGCATGTTCGTGCGCTTGATGAAAAAGGGCATCGCCTATCGCAAGAACAGCGTCGTCAATTGGGATCCGATCGACCAAACCGTGCTGGCCAATGAGCAAGTCATTGACGGTCGCGGCTGGCGAACCGGCGCCTTGATCGAAAAGCGCGAAATTCCACAGTGGTTCCTGCGCATCACCGATTACGCGCAAGATTTGCTCGACGGTTTGGACACGCTCGACGGCTGGCCGGATTCGGTCAAGACCATGCAGCGCAATTGGATCGGCCGCAGCGAAGGCTTGGAGGTTCAGTTCCGCGTCGAAGGCGAAGAAGCACCGCTGTGTGTCTTCACCACCCGTCCCGACACGCTGATGGGCGTGACCTTCCTCAGCATTGCCGGTGAACATCCGTTGGCACAGAAGGCGGCCGCCGGGAATCCGGAGATCGCCGCTTTCGTGGCATCGTTGAAGCAGGGCGGCGTTTCGGAAGCCGAGCAGGAAACGCAAGAAAAGCGCGGCATTGCCACAGGGCTTTGGGCGACCCATCCGATCACCGGTGAAGACCTGCCGATCTACATCGCGAACTTTGTCTTGATGGGCTACGGCACCGGTGCGGTGATGGCCGTGCCTGCGCATGATCAGCGCGATTGGGAATTTGCCAAGGCCTACGGCTTGCCGATCCGGCCGGTGGTGGTGCCGGTGTCGGTACGCGACGCCCTGGCCGAAGTCACCGCCGACGAGCATTCGCATGCCGACATCATGCAAGCGGCATTGGGCGCACAAACCTCGCTGGACGTCTACGAGAAAGATGCCGCGGTGCAGGTGATTTCCGAGTACCTGCGCAAGATCAACGATGAAGCCGCCTACACGGAGCGTGGATTCCTGATCAATTCCGGCGAATACAACGGCATGGATTACGCCGCCGCGTTCGAAGCGCTGGCGCGCAATTTCGAAGAGGACGGTCGCGGACGCGTACAAGTCAATTACCGCTTGCGCGATTGGGGTGTGAGCCGTCAACGCTATTGGGGTTGCCCGATTCCGGTGATCTATTGCGCCGACTGCGGCGCCGTACCGGTACCTGAAGACCAGTTGCCGGTGCGACTGCCTGAAGATGTCGAGGATGCCTTCGCCGCCGGTCAGGTCGTGTCACCCATCAAGGCGGATCCGGAATGGCGCAAATGTACGTGTCCGACCTGCGGCAAGCCGGCAGAACGTGAAACCGACACCTTCGACACCTTCATGGAGTCGAGCTGGTACTACGCGCGCTACACGTCGCCGGGTGCCAACGAGATGGTGGACGAACGCGCCAAGTATTGGTTGCCCGTCGATCAATACATCGGCGGTATCGAACACGCGATCCTGCACTTGATGTATTTCCGTTTCTACAACAAGTTGTTGCATGAAGCGGGAATGGTGCCGGCGAGTGAACCTGCGACGCATCTGCTGACGCAGGGTATGGTGATTGCCGACACCTTTTTCCGTGATGGCGGCGACGGTCGCAAGGAATGGATCAATCCCGCCGACGTCGACATCCAACGCGACGAGCGCGGCAAGGTGATCGGCGCCGTCAGCATTCAAGACGGTTCGCCGGTGCACATCGGCGGCACCGAAAAAATGTCGAAGTCGAAGAACAACGGCGTGGATCCGCAGGTGCTGGTCGATAAATACGGTGCCGACACCGTGCGTCTTTTCTCGATGTTTGCAGCACCGCCGGAGCAGTCTCTGGAATGGAGCGATGCGGGCGTCGAAGGCATGGCGCGTTTTCTGCGACGTGTCTGGCGCGATGTGGTCACCCACGCTTCCCAACCCGATCATCCGGAAGTGGATACATCGGCGTTGAATGCCGCACAAAAACAAATGCGCCGGCACGTGCATGAAACGATCCAAAAAGTGGGAGACGATTTCGGTCGCCGCCACAGTTTCAATACCGCCATCGCATCGATGATGGAATTGTTGAATCACGTCAACAAGTTTGACGACATGAGCGATCAAGGCCGTGCGATCCGCCATGAGGCGTTCGAAACCATCGTCCTGATGTTGAATCCGGTCACGCCGCATATCAGCCATCGTTTGTGGCAGGTGTTGGGGCATCCCGAAACCGTGCTGGAAGACGTGCCGTTCCCGACAGTGGATCCGGACGCATTGGTGCGCGACTCGCTCAAGCTTGCCGTGCAGTTGAACGGCAAATTGCGCGGCACCTTGGAAGTGGCGCAGGGTGCCGACACCGCATCGATCGAAGCCATGGCATTGGCCGAACCGGGCGTGGTCGCCAATCTGAACGGGATGACGATTCGCAAGGTGATCGTGGTCCCGGGTCGCGTCGTCAACATCGTGGCAAGCTAAGATGAACCGGTTCCCGAACCCCGCGCGAGTGCACATGATTCGTAAGTTGCTGATCCTCGTTTGCTTCGTTGTCTTGGCCGGCTGCGGCTTTCATCCGCGCGGCGCGATGGTCTTGCCGGAAGATTTGGGTCCGCTGCGCGTGGTCTCGAGCGATCCGTACAGCCCGCTGGCAGAATCGCTTTCCGAGGCGATGACACGCGCCGGTGCCATGCCGGCCGATCCGAGCCTGACCACCGGTGTCTCCACCTTGGAAATCCATTCCGAGCGTTGGGGCGACATTCCGATTGCGATCGATCAACAAGGCCGTGCGCTGGAATTCAGCTTGAAATACGCCGTCGTGTTCAGCATGCGTGACACGCTGGACAAGGAAATCATTCCGCAACAAGTCGTCGAACTGTCGCGTGACTACGTGGCGCCGCCTGCGGATGCCATAGGGCGCAGCAGCGAACGCGACTTGTTGGCCAAGGAGCTTCGCCGTGAAATGTCTGCGACGATCTTGCGTCGTATCGATACGGTGTCCAAGCGTGCGCGTGCGGTGGAAGCCGCACCGCAGTAACCGTGGAACAAAAGCCCGAACAACTGGCTGCGTCAGTCACCGCACAGACGCTCAAACCCGCCTATTTGATCGCGGGTGCTGAATTCCTCAAAGTTATGGAAGCCGCTGACGCGATTCGCGCGGCGGCACGTGCGGCCGGTGTGGACGGTCGCGATGTGTTCGACTCGTCGCCGAAAGATTTCGATTGGCAGTTTGTCGAGAATGCCACCAGCGCGATGGGGCTGTTCAGTTCAACGAAATTGGTTGAAGTGACGGTGCCGACGGGCAAGCCGGGCAAAGAGGGCGCGGCGATGATCGAAGCCTTCTGCGCCAATCCGCCGCCCGGCACCACCTTGTTGGTGCTTGCCAACGAATGGAGCAACAAACATGCGGGGAAGTGGAGCGACGCCATTGGCCGCGTCGGCGTGGTCTCGATTGCATGGCCGGTAAAGCCCCACGAGTTTCCCGATTGGATCCGCGCGCGCATGCGCAGCCGGAAAGTCCAAGCCACGCAAGCGGCCATCGAACAACTGGCCCTGCGTACCGAGGGCAATTTGTTGGCTGCCGCACAAGAGATTGACAAGCTTGCATTGCTTGCCGGCGGTGACATGATCGATGAAGCGGGGATGGAGACATTTGTCGCCGATGCCGCGCGTTTCGATGTCTTTCGTTTGTTGGATAGCGCGTTGAACGGCGATGCGCCGATGGTGTCGCGCATGGTGGCCGGCCTGCAAGCGGAAGGGACGGCGATTCAAGCCTTGCTCGGCATGGTGATCATGGAAGTTCAGCGCCTGACCGCACTCGCGATCACGCAGGCGCGCGGCGGCAACATGTCGCAGGAATTCAAAGTTCACCGCATCTGGGATTCGAAGCAGGCGCAATACAAGCGCGCGCTTGCGCGTTATCCCGCGGCCAAATGGCAAGGATTGCTGGCGGAAATCGGACGTTTGGATCGTGCCGGCAAAGGCAGAGCGGGTGACGATCCTTGGTTGTTGCTGGAACGCGTCTTGCTCGCCGTGGCCGAGCCGCGTGCGCATGGATTGTTGAGGGCGCACGCTTGAGTTTGCGCGTGCTGTACGGCGGTACCTTCGACCCCGTGCATGCCGGTCACATCGCGGTGGCGAAACATGCCCGTGACGTGCTGGCCGCAGAGGTCGCGTTGTTACCGGCGGGTGATCCGCCGCATAAAGGGCCCACGCTTGCGAGCGCCGCACAACGTGTGGCCATGTGCGATTTGGCGATCGCGGGAATCCGAGGCTTGCGCGTGGACGCGCGCGAAGCGATGCGCGATACCCCGTCGTGGACCTTCGACACCTTGGTCGAACTTCGCGAAGAGATCGGATTCGACCTCCCCGTCGCCCTGTTGATCGGCGCAGACAGCTTTCTGTCATTGCCCACGTGGAAAGAATGGCGCGCGCTGTTCGGCCTTGCGCACTTTGTTGTGGCGGAACGTCCGGGCAATGTCTTGCAGGCCAATACCTGGCCAACGGAATTGCATGAGGCCGCGAGCGAACGCATCGTGCAAACACCGGAGGAATTGCATCAAGCCGCCGCCGGCAGCGTGTTCATGATGAACCAACCGGTCTTCCCGCATTCCTCAAGCGAAATCCGCGCACGCATCGCGCAAGGCGGCGCCTGGCAAACCGGGGTCGACCCCAAAGTCGCCGACTTCATAGAATCCAACGCCCTCTACCGCCAATGATTTTCCCTTCTCCACTGCGTGTAGAAGCACAGCTCTCCCTTCTCCACAAAGTGGAGAAGGTGGCGCAAAGCGCCGGATGAGGCGCTCTTAAGCGCATTCCAGACATAAAAAAACCAGCCAATCGGCTGGTTTCTTTAATGGCGCGCCCGGAGCGATTCGAACGCCCGACCCCCAAGTTCGTAGCCTGGTGCTCTATCCAACTGAGCTACGGGCGCGCTGTGAGCTGGGAATTATGCCCATGCCAATCGGCCGCGTCAAGCCTCGGGCTTGACCTATTTATCCATGCGCGCGACGATAGGCACATCAACCCCGTTGAAGAGGTGGCCCGCGCAAGCCGGCCGAGTGTGTGACATGAGTACTACCATCCGCCACGCCTGAATCTGCCGACGCTATCGAACCCATCGATAAGGCGCCTCGGCGTCTTTTTTTGTGCCCGCAACCTACACAGACCCATGATCAATATCACGCTCCCGGACGGCAGCCGCCGCGAATTCGAAAACCCTGTCACTGTCGGCGAAATTGCCGCGTCCATCGGTGCCGGTCTTGCCAAGGCCGCTTTGGCCGGAAAAGTGGACGGCAAGCTGGTCGATACCAGCCATCGCATTGACCAAGACGCAGCGCTGGAAATCGTCACCGACAAGCACCCCGACGCCCTTGAAGTCCTGCGCCATTCCAGCGCGCACTTGTTGGCCCAGGCGGTGCAACGCTTGTTCCCCACGGCGCAGGTCACCATCGGTCCGGTGATCGACAACGGCTTCTATTACGACTTCGCCTTCGAACGCCCGTTCACCCCGGAAGACTTGCCGGCCATTGAAGCCGAAATGCAAAAAATCGTGAAGGAGTCGCTGCCGGTCGAACGCAGTGTCATGGCGCGTGATGAAGCGACGAAATTCTTCCGCGACATGGGCGAAGAGTACAAGGCGCAAATCATCGAATCGATTCCGTCGGACGAACCGCTCTCGCTGTACAAGCAAGGCGGATTTACCGATTTGTGCCGCGGCCCGCACGTGCCGAACACCGACAAACTGCGCGCTTTCAAGTTGATGAAAGTGGCCGGTGCCTATTGGCGCGGTGATCACAACAACGCGATGCTGTCCCGCATCTACGGGACGGCCTGGTTGAATGACAAAGATCTCAAGGCCTACCTCACGCAATTGGAAGAAGCCGAGAAGCGCGATCACCGCAAGATCGGCAAGGCGCAAGATCTCTTCCATCTTCAAGAAGAAGGCCCCGGTCTGGTGTTCTGGCATCCGAAGGGCTGGCGCATTTGGCAGGTGGTCGAGCAATACATGCGCAAGGTCTATGTCGACACCGGCTATGGCGAAGTGCGTTGCCCGCAAATTCTCGATGTGTCGTTGTGGCAAAAGTCCGGCCACTGGGACAACTATCAGGACAACATGTTTTTCACCGAATCGGAAAAGCGCACCTATGCGCTCAAGCCGATGAACTGTCCGGGTCACGTGCAAGTCTTCAATCAAGGCTTGCATAGCTACCGTGACTTGCCGATCCGTTACGGCGAGTTCGGCGCCTGCCATCGCAACGAACCGTCGGGTGCGTTGCACGGCATCTTGCGCGTGCGCGGTTTCACCCAGGACGATGGCCATATCTTCTGCACCGAAGCGCAAATCGAACAAGAAGTGGCGGCATTCCACCAGCAAGCGCTTAAGGTCTATGCCGATTTCGGCTTCAGCGATATCCAAATCAAGATCGCCTTGCGTCCGGAATCGCGTCTGGGCGACGATGCCACCTGGGACAAGGCCGAAGATGCCCTGCGTAGCGCACTTGGCGGCGCCGGTGTGGAATGGGAAGAGCTTCCGGGCGAAGGGGCGTTTTATGGTCCCAAGATCGAATACCACTTGAAGGACGCGATCGGCCGCACGTGGCAGCTGGGCACCATGCAGGTGGACTTCATGATGCCGGGCCGTCTGGGCGCCGAATACGTTGACGAAAACAGCCAGCGGAAGCACCCGGTCATGCTGCACCGCGCGATCGTCGGGTCCATGGAGCGCTTCATCGGCATTCTGATTGAGCACCATGCGGGTCATTTCCCGGCATGGTTGGCGCCTGTTCAGGCCGTTGTCATGAACATCACCGACGCCCAAGCCGACTACGTCCGCGACGTTGCCCAGGCACTTGCCGGCAAGGGCTTCCGTGTCGAGACCGACCTGCGCAACGAGAAAATCGGCTACAAAATCCGCGAACACGCCATGCAGCGCATCCCCTATCAATTGGTGGTGGGCGACCGTGAGAAGGAGCAGGGCATGGTGGCGGTCCGGACCCGAGCCGGCGAAGACCTCGGCAGCATGCCGATTGAATCGTTTGCCGAACGCCTCGCAGCGGAGCACATTCCGGCATAATGGTGTCCGAACCCGGGGCCGATGAAAAACGTGCCCCGGTCTTGAAACCCAACGGAGATTGCAGCATCAGTACCAACGACAACAAACAAAACCGCCGTAACGGAGAAATCCGCGTTCCCCGCGTGCGCGTGATTGGCAGTGACGGAGAAATGATTGGCGTGTTGTCACGCGATGAAGCACTTCGGGCAGCGGAAGATGAGGGTCTCGACCTTGTCGAAATCCAACCCAACGCTGATCCGCCGGTTTGCAAGATCATGGACTTCGGCAAGTTCAAGTTCGATCTGCAAAAGAAGGCGAACGAAGCCAAGAAGAAAACCAAGCAGCAAGAAATCAAGGAACTGAAGTTCCGTCCCGTCACCGACGAAGGCGACTATCAGATCAAGCTGCGCAACATGCGCCGCTTCCTTGAAGAAGGCGACAAAGTGAAAGTCAACATCCGTTTCCGTGGCCGCGAAATGAGCCATCAGGATCTGGGCGTTGAAATGGCCAAGCGGATCGAAGCGGATCTTGGCGAAGACATCGTGATCGAATCGCGTCCGCGCCTGGAAGGCCGGCAGATGGTCATGATGATTGCGCCGAAGAAGAAGTAAGCAAAAGCGGCCTCATCCGGCGCTTCGCGCCACCTTCTCCACTGCGTGGAGAAGGAAAAGCAGTCCCCTCTCCATCTTTGATGGAGAGGGTGCCCCCGCAGGGGGCGGGTGAGGCGCTCTTCCGCTCTTCCCAACTCACCTTGCGCAAACCCCCAAAATAAGCCATACTTGGCGACCCCGTGAATGCGGGGGAAGTGGACCCGTCGTGCGTTTCGCCCCTCTCAGGCGCAGCCACGGCCTATTAACCGGCTTGGGCATGGATGGAAAGCGAGGTTTCGACCTCCGCCCGGTCAGTCTGAAGATCACAAGGATAAAAACATGCCGAAGATCAAAACCCACCGCGGGGCGGCGAAGCGTTTTCGCAAGACCGCAAGCGGCAAATACAAGTGCGGACACGCAAACCGCAGCCACATCCTCACCAAGAAAGCCACCAAGCGGAAGCGCAATCTGCGTCAAACGAACCACGTTCGTGCAGAAGATGCAGGCCGTTTGGACCGTATGCTTCCCTACCTCTGAGGACCTGAACCATGGCACGAGTTAAGCGTGGCGTCATCGCACGTCGCCGTCACAAAAAAGTTCTGAACCGCGCGAAGGGTTATTACAACGCCCGCCGCAAGGTTTTCCGCGTAGCCAAGCAGGCCGTCATCAAGGCCCAGCAATACGCCTACATCGGCCGCAAGCTCAAGAAGCGTCAGTTCCGTTCGCTGTGGATTGCGCGTATCAACGCCGCATCCCGCATGTACGGTCTGTCCTACAGCCGCTTCATGAACGGTCTGCTAAAGGCCGGCATCACCCTTGACCGCAAGGTCTTGTCGGATATCGCCGTGCACGACTTGAAAGGTTTCGGCGATCTCGCTGAAGCTGCAGGCAAGGCATTGAACATCGAAATCACGCGTCCGGCCAATGTGCCGCAATACGTGATGGAACCGGTTCGCCCGACCTACAAGTCGAAGACCAAAACCGACGCCGCACCGGCTGCCGCCGAAAAAGCACCGGCCAAGAAAGCCGCTGCCAAGAAGGCTGCCGCGCCGAAGGCTGAAGCCGCACCGAAGAAAGCTGCCGCCAAGTCCGCCAAGGACGACCTGAAAGTGATTGAAGGCATCGGCCCGAAGATCGCTGAAGTGTTCAACGCCGCAGGCATCTCGACCTTCGCAGAATTGGCCGGCACCGATGCCGCCAAGCTCCGCGAAATCCTCGACGAAGCCGGCAGCCAATTTGCTTCGCACGATCCGACCACCTGGCCGCAACAAGCAGCACTCGCTGCCGAAGGCAAGATGGACGAATTGAAGGCATTGCAAGACGAACTGTTGGGCGGCCGCGCGTAAGCCAACGCCGAACTTTCCTTCGCGTTGCGTGCGCGAACGGATTGTCGAGTGAAACCCGATGGGGGAGGGCGCGAGTCCTCCCCCATTTTCATTTGTGCGACCTGCGGCTCGCCTACTAAACACGGTAAATTGCTGTCATGACCGACAACGAATCCTTGAAACAAACCGCGCTTGCGGACATCGCGGCTGCAGACACGCCGGAGGCCATCGAAGCCCTGCGTGTCGGGCTGTTCGGCAAGAGCGGCAGCATCACCGCGCAACTGAAAACCCTGGGTACCTTGGCCCCCGATGCGCGCAAGCTCGCAGGCGAAGCGTTGAATGCCGTTCGCACCGAGGTGCAAGATGCCCTCAACGCACGCAAGCAACTGCTCGACCAGGCCGCGGAAGATGCGAAGGTCAGGGCCGAACGCGTCGACATGACCTTGCCGGGGCGTCAGGCAGAGCGTGGCGGTGCACATCCGCTGACGCGCGCCTTGGACCGCATCATCGATATCTTCGCGCGCATGGGCTATGACGTCGCCGAAGGCCCCGAAATCGAAGACGACTGGCACAACTTCGAAGCATTGAATTTTCCGCCGCACCATCCGGCGCGCGCCATGCACGACACTTTCTATTTCGGTGACGGTCGTTTGCTGCGAACCCATACCTCGGGTGTGCAGATCCGTTACATGAAAGACCAACAGCCGCCGTTACGCATGATTGCGCCGGGCAAGGTCTACCGCAGCGACAGCGATCAGACCCATTCGCCCATGTTCCACCAAGTGGAAGGCTTGCTGATTGACGAACACGCGAACTTCGCCGACTTGAAGGGCACCATTGCCGCATTCTTGCGCAGCTTCTTCGAGCGCGATTTTGAAATGCTGTTCAAGCCCACGTACTTCCCGTTCGTCGAACCGGGTGCTGACGTGGTGATCAAATGGGAACTCGAGAACGGCGAATCGCGTTGGCTCGAAGTGCTCGGCTGCGGCATGGTTCACCCGAACGTGTTGCAGAGTGCCGGGATCGATCCTGAGAAATACACCGGTTTTGCCTTTGGTATGGGCGTCGAGCGTTTGGCGATGTTGCGCTATGGCGTGACCGATCTTCGCGCCTTCTTTGAAAATGACGTGCGCTTCCTGCGCCAATTCGCGTAAGGAGTCCGAGCATGAAATTCTCTGAAAATTGGTTGCGCGAACTTGTGCCGGACTTGCCGGCCAGCGAACAACTCGAACACCAGCTCACCATGATCGGCCTTGAAGTCGAAGGCAGCGAGACCCTCGGCGTGGGTCTTGATCATGTCGTGGTCGGACAGATTGTGGCCTGTGCGCGTCATCCCGAAGCCGACCGCTTGCAAATCTGCAAAGTGGATGCCGGTGAGCACGGCACGCTGCAGATCGTCTGCGGCGCACCCAACGCACGCCAGGGTTTGAAAGCCCCGCTGGCGATGGTGGGCGCGCAAATCGGTGAGTTGAAAATCAAACCGGCGAAACTTCGGGGTGTTGAATCCAACGGCATGCTCTGCTCTGCAAAAGAACTCGGTTTGGATGCCGATGCATCGGGCCTGCTGGAGTTACCGGGTGATGCGCCTGTCGGTGCCGCCTTGGTTGACTACCTCGGTTTGCCCGATCGTGTCATCGAACTCGGTCTCACGCCCAACCGGGCCGATTGCTTCTGCGTGCAAGGCATCGCCGCGGATATCGCGGCCGCCAATGGCGTGCACCTGTCCCAAGAAGTCCAAGCGCAAGTCGGGCCGGCGATCGACAGCACGCTGCAAGTCAAACTCGAGGCGGGCGCCGCGGCGCCGCGCTATGCCGGTCGCGTGATTGAAGGTGTCGATCCAGACGCGATCACGCCCTTGTGGCTGGCCGAGCGCCTGCGTCGCAGCGGTATCCGACCGGTGAGCTTCTTGGTCGACGTCACTCAGTATGTGATGCTCGATTTGGGTCAACCCATGCACGCCTTCGACCGAGACTTGTTGAAAGGTCCGGTCGGTGTACGGCTGGCGCGCAAGGGCGAACAAGTCAAATTGCTTGACGGTCGCGAGGCCGCGCTCGATGACGACCTCTTGGTGATTACCGATGCCGACCGGCCGGTTGCGCTGGCGGGCATCATGGGTGGCGCGGATACGCGCGTTACTGACGCGACGCGCAACGTGTTTCTTGAAGCGGCACATTTCGCGCCGGAAGCCATTATCGGCAAATCTCGTCGATTTGGTTTGCACACCGATGCCTCGCACCGCTTTGAACGCGGTGTCGATCCCCACTTGCCGGCCATTGCCATCGAACGCGCCACGCAATTGATCATGGATCATGCGGGCGGCAAGCCAGGTCCGGTGGTTGTTGAAACCCTTGACGTTCACCTGCCGCAACGCAGCGCAGTCAGCCTGCGTCGTGCACGTCTGGACCGAGTCCTGGGCGTGCAAGTGCCGAGCGCGGATGTGGAACGGATTCTGAGCGCCCTAGGCATGACGGTGGAAACGACGGCAGACGGTTGGCTTGCCACGCCGCCGAGCCGACGTTTCGATATTGCGATTGAAGATGACCTGATCGAAGAAGTCGCGCGCATTCACGGCTACGACCGCATTCCCACCACCTTGCCGGCAGCCGGCGCACATATCCATGCGCCGACCGAAACGCGGATCACGGCGCAAGCGCTGCGTGCGCACATGGTGGCGCGTGACTGGCAGGAAGCGCTGTGTTTTGCCTTCGTCGATTTGCCACTGTTGGAACGTTGGGGTCTGGCCGACAACCACGTCGCGCTTGCCAACCCGCTGAGCGCCGAATTGGGCATCATGCGCACCGGATTGTTGCCGGGGCTCGCGCAAACTTTGGCCTACAACGTGGCAAGGCAGCAAAACCGCGTGCGTCTGTTCGAACTCGGCAACGTCTTCCACGCAAATGGCAACGACGCGCCGATCGAAAACGCGCATTTCGCCGCAGTGGCGACCGGGGATGCGATGGCCGAGCAATGGGCGTCCGGTGCGCGCGCATTCGATATCTTCGACATCAAGGGTGAAGTGGAAGCGCTCGCCGCCATGGCG encodes:
- a CDS encoding DUF998 domain-containing protein, with protein sequence MIGIGTDKTRGFRDLPWPGILALAMFAAALFAAVRVAGWHVGLPISLAGSNLSKVAQEFNALGFVAPGMLMAFQALRSRMRMLESAGRGERFAMWLWMLSGMAFASMGVFSLDTRIGIDEGSNQHHAVAWYLWWSSAALGCIAAVFGREQRLRWFAVFAFVEILLGVWYLPSVAPVGVAQVFAVLAWMVWPFSRVGMLSRQKDEKSVI
- the leuS gene encoding leucine--tRNA ligase; the encoded protein is MNTQVAPDPSHYDPRSIESAAQNFWSASRAYEVSETGDKPKYYCLSMLPYPSGALHVGHVRNYTIGDVISRYKRMTGFNVLQPMGWDAFGLPAENAAIKNKTAPAKWTYANIAHMRTQLQSMGYAIDWSREFATCRPDYYVHEQRMFVRLMKKGIAYRKNSVVNWDPIDQTVLANEQVIDGRGWRTGALIEKREIPQWFLRITDYAQDLLDGLDTLDGWPDSVKTMQRNWIGRSEGLEVQFRVEGEEAPLCVFTTRPDTLMGVTFLSIAGEHPLAQKAAAGNPEIAAFVASLKQGGVSEAEQETQEKRGIATGLWATHPITGEDLPIYIANFVLMGYGTGAVMAVPAHDQRDWEFAKAYGLPIRPVVVPVSVRDALAEVTADEHSHADIMQAALGAQTSLDVYEKDAAVQVISEYLRKINDEAAYTERGFLINSGEYNGMDYAAAFEALARNFEEDGRGRVQVNYRLRDWGVSRQRYWGCPIPVIYCADCGAVPVPEDQLPVRLPEDVEDAFAAGQVVSPIKADPEWRKCTCPTCGKPAERETDTFDTFMESSWYYARYTSPGANEMVDERAKYWLPVDQYIGGIEHAILHLMYFRFYNKLLHEAGMVPASEPATHLLTQGMVIADTFFRDGGDGRKEWINPADVDIQRDERGKVIGAVSIQDGSPVHIGGTEKMSKSKNNGVDPQVLVDKYGADTVRLFSMFAAPPEQSLEWSDAGVEGMARFLRRVWRDVVTHASQPDHPEVDTSALNAAQKQMRRHVHETIQKVGDDFGRRHSFNTAIASMMELLNHVNKFDDMSDQGRAIRHEAFETIVLMLNPVTPHISHRLWQVLGHPETVLEDVPFPTVDPDALVRDSLKLAVQLNGKLRGTLEVAQGADTASIEAMALAEPGVVANLNGMTIRKVIVVPGRVVNIVAS
- the lptE gene encoding LPS assembly lipoprotein LptE; translated protein: MIRKLLILVCFVVLAGCGFHPRGAMVLPEDLGPLRVVSSDPYSPLAESLSEAMTRAGAMPADPSLTTGVSTLEIHSERWGDIPIAIDQQGRALEFSLKYAVVFSMRDTLDKEIIPQQVVELSRDYVAPPADAIGRSSERDLLAKELRREMSATILRRIDTVSKRARAVEAAPQ
- the holA gene encoding DNA polymerase III subunit delta — translated: MEQKPEQLAASVTAQTLKPAYLIAGAEFLKVMEAADAIRAAARAAGVDGRDVFDSSPKDFDWQFVENATSAMGLFSSTKLVEVTVPTGKPGKEGAAMIEAFCANPPPGTTLLVLANEWSNKHAGKWSDAIGRVGVVSIAWPVKPHEFPDWIRARMRSRKVQATQAAIEQLALRTEGNLLAAAQEIDKLALLAGGDMIDEAGMETFVADAARFDVFRLLDSALNGDAPMVSRMVAGLQAEGTAIQALLGMVIMEVQRLTALAITQARGGNMSQEFKVHRIWDSKQAQYKRALARYPAAKWQGLLAEIGRLDRAGKGRAGDDPWLLLERVLLAVAEPRAHGLLRAHA
- the nadD gene encoding nicotinate-nucleotide adenylyltransferase is translated as MSLRVLYGGTFDPVHAGHIAVAKHARDVLAAEVALLPAGDPPHKGPTLASAAQRVAMCDLAIAGIRGLRVDAREAMRDTPSWTFDTLVELREEIGFDLPVALLIGADSFLSLPTWKEWRALFGLAHFVVAERPGNVLQANTWPTELHEAASERIVQTPEELHQAAAGSVFMMNQPVFPHSSSEIRARIAQGGAWQTGVDPKVADFIESNALYRQ
- the thrS gene encoding threonine--tRNA ligase gives rise to the protein MINITLPDGSRREFENPVTVGEIAASIGAGLAKAALAGKVDGKLVDTSHRIDQDAALEIVTDKHPDALEVLRHSSAHLLAQAVQRLFPTAQVTIGPVIDNGFYYDFAFERPFTPEDLPAIEAEMQKIVKESLPVERSVMARDEATKFFRDMGEEYKAQIIESIPSDEPLSLYKQGGFTDLCRGPHVPNTDKLRAFKLMKVAGAYWRGDHNNAMLSRIYGTAWLNDKDLKAYLTQLEEAEKRDHRKIGKAQDLFHLQEEGPGLVFWHPKGWRIWQVVEQYMRKVYVDTGYGEVRCPQILDVSLWQKSGHWDNYQDNMFFTESEKRTYALKPMNCPGHVQVFNQGLHSYRDLPIRYGEFGACHRNEPSGALHGILRVRGFTQDDGHIFCTEAQIEQEVAAFHQQALKVYADFGFSDIQIKIALRPESRLGDDATWDKAEDALRSALGGAGVEWEELPGEGAFYGPKIEYHLKDAIGRTWQLGTMQVDFMMPGRLGAEYVDENSQRKHPVMLHRAIVGSMERFIGILIEHHAGHFPAWLAPVQAVVMNITDAQADYVRDVAQALAGKGFRVETDLRNEKIGYKIREHAMQRIPYQLVVGDREKEQGMVAVRTRAGEDLGSMPIESFAERLAAEHIPA